The following are from one region of the Simiduia agarivorans SA1 = DSM 21679 genome:
- the flhF gene encoding flagellar biosynthesis protein FlhF: MATKRIVAANMRRALEIAREQLGESAIILSTKRHPDGVELLATQETGGQVPEDQRAFATQPQQPEEAAAPLASDNAWQFQDTLDKLIRETPSEDQPAGLQRAAEIERARRKLEAKATAPKLNVFGQPVSERFSADQTTQSLGQPGDLWASQLSHPGREPEQAAASVTPVAVDEPYVRKRYDADAATEQMDQLKNELAQMRQLLAERLSADTATPATQSLKTKLGHLGLPAFLCERLVAGVNTESGSEQMWAEALALLAQRLPVNAKDWVAQGGVYAFVGPTGVGKTTTLAKMAVRYAMVHGVESIGLISIDQYRLAAHEQLNALGQILGIPVSVPSAGQTLAQLVKSLSGKSLILIDTAGLRPGDERLTRQQAALAAVKGMNTLLVMAANSQIQAQKACFHAYLPKEGRQGLVLTKLDEAISLGETLGLVMNKRTPVLYTTAGQEIPQDLDVAKGHKLVACAVQKLAEATATHKAQGQQLRAEHL; this comes from the coding sequence ATGGCGACCAAGCGTATTGTGGCAGCCAACATGCGGCGCGCATTGGAAATTGCCCGTGAACAACTGGGCGAAAGCGCCATTATTTTGTCGACCAAGCGTCATCCCGACGGCGTCGAGCTGCTTGCCACACAAGAAACTGGCGGCCAGGTCCCGGAAGACCAGCGGGCGTTTGCGACTCAGCCCCAGCAACCTGAGGAGGCAGCAGCACCGCTTGCCAGCGACAATGCCTGGCAATTTCAGGATACGCTCGACAAACTGATCCGGGAAACGCCATCTGAAGATCAGCCTGCAGGGCTGCAACGGGCGGCAGAAATCGAACGTGCCCGGCGCAAGCTGGAGGCCAAGGCCACCGCACCTAAGCTGAATGTATTCGGCCAGCCCGTCAGTGAACGTTTCAGCGCAGATCAGACCACACAATCGCTTGGGCAGCCCGGTGATCTGTGGGCATCGCAATTGAGTCATCCCGGTCGTGAGCCCGAGCAGGCAGCGGCGTCGGTTACACCGGTTGCGGTCGATGAGCCCTACGTACGCAAACGCTACGATGCCGACGCGGCGACGGAACAGATGGATCAGCTTAAAAATGAGCTGGCCCAGATGCGGCAGCTGTTGGCAGAGCGCCTCTCAGCCGATACCGCCACCCCGGCAACCCAATCCCTGAAAACCAAACTCGGTCACCTGGGGCTACCAGCGTTTCTGTGCGAGCGACTGGTGGCGGGTGTTAATACCGAGTCCGGTTCAGAACAGATGTGGGCAGAGGCACTCGCGTTGCTGGCACAACGGTTACCGGTCAACGCAAAGGACTGGGTTGCACAGGGTGGGGTATATGCCTTTGTGGGGCCCACTGGCGTCGGCAAAACGACTACATTGGCCAAAATGGCAGTACGTTATGCAATGGTGCACGGTGTCGAGTCCATTGGCCTGATCAGCATCGATCAATACCGACTTGCCGCGCATGAGCAATTGAATGCACTTGGTCAGATTCTCGGAATACCGGTTTCCGTTCCCTCGGCCGGACAAACGCTGGCCCAATTGGTGAAGAGTCTGTCCGGTAAGTCCCTGATTCTCATTGATACCGCGGGATTGAGGCCCGGTGATGAACGATTGACACGTCAACAAGCCGCCTTGGCCGCGGTCAAGGGCATGAACACCCTGCTGGTCATGGCGGCAAATAGCCAGATTCAGGCGCAAAAAGCGTGTTTTCATGCCTATTTACCGAAAGAAGGGCGCCAAGGGTTGGTTTTAACCAAATTGGATGAGGCCATTTCCCTGGGGGAAACCCTGGGACTGGTCATGAACAAAAGGACACCAGTGCTCTATACCACCGCGGGACAGGAGATCCCGCAGGATCTGGATGTGGCCAAAGGACACAAACTGGTCGCCTGTGCCGTGCAAAAGCTGGCCGAAGCTACCGCCACACATAAAGCACAGGGGCAGCAGCTTCGGGCTGAGCATCTATAA